The DNA sequence GCTGACTACACCTGTGTGCCTCTCTACACCCTGCACATGTGACCGAATCTGTCCAGGCCCCCCGAGGTGAGCTCCGTACCTGGTAGGCAGCGGGTTTGGCGGCCTCTGGGGCGCTGCTGCTggagccgccgcccccgccgaaGGATCCCGTGAGGGCGCCGCCGAGCACGTGCCCCACCGCCGACCCCACCGCCACGCCCGCGGCCGTGGTGGCCATCTGGGCCATCAGGCCCGGCTGCTTGGGctgggccgccgccgccggcgccagggcggcgggagggggcggggctggagcaGGGGCATAGGAGTGAGCAGGGTGGCTGCGGGGCAAAGAAACAAGACAGGCTGATTGGCACACTGGAATGTACCAAgtggaacaacaacaaaaaaaaagggggggcgagggggggcttCACTTCAGGATTCGGGTTCAATTTCAATGTAGTCACACCaagaagtttttttatttacttttatttatgtattgaatTTAAGGTCATTCACTGAGTTGGATTACCTTAAATGAAACTGACCACATCTCTGGAGAGGAGTCACTTAAGATTAAGTGTGatgtattaaaatgtctttttttcccaccttTTATTACCCAATCTGCACGTGAAAGTATTAATTTGGTCAGTCAATCTTGAAGTGGTGACATAAATAGTTCATTAATACAtgctttcaaataaaataaaaaatgttacatttctttTGCACAAACATTAGCAAGCAAATAGATGTTTGTTAATATGCTGCCTAATATAAATTCCAGTTTTGTTCATAATAATAGCACGATTTATTCTTGAACACATTTAGCTATCCAATATGGCACTGATGACGAAACGATTGCTAGAAACTTCCAGCGTAATGGAGCACGTCCTCAACTAACCATGTTAGGTATTAGCTAAGTAGCTGATGGTAGAGAGGTGCGTTTGTACGTTAATTCGAAAATGATAATAAAGCTTCTGAGTTACTATCAAATTGCTAACCAGCAAATGACATTGAGAAGGAGATTCTTGCGTCAAGACTGCTGCGCACTAGAAGGCTAGCGTGTCATCATCTTTTGCTCAACTTAGCTTACACGTAATTGTTATGACCTTTTACTTAGTGCACTTTGCATCGTGAACATGAACAAATCAACCATTCCGAGGAATCAAACTATATCCGAAAGTAGCTAAAGTTTGGtagcattaataaataattagcaGAAATGCCTGTCCGTAGGATGCATTATATATAACGTTAACCAATTTAGCTGGCTAGCCAAGCAGGCGAGAGTGAACGAACTTACTATGCGACCCTACTTTAGAGCATTTATTATATTGATTTTGCGACGCCGATATGGGtcaatttatattttacataattgCTTAAAGCGTTCTTTGACTCGGTAATATAAGCTTGTTTTAGCTACCAGGGATTCCTTGAGGTATCATATATTCTATTTTGCACGGCGTTCGAGTGTAACGTCAGTTTACTTCGCATGTAATCGGTATACGGCGACTAGTTACAGCGATATTATTTAAGAGCTCTTACCTTGCTGGTGAAGGCGACGGACGACTGCGACTTCCCCTCGCCATTTCAGACACTTTCACGTTGCTAATATTATGAATAAATTGGGTTACTGTGGGTTCAGATACAAGAGACAGCTCGCTAACTCCTCTTCGAAGGATTGTCGCAACTGAAATGGATCATCAGATTCACCATACACGTGTGGATGACCTTGTGTGGGGGAAAATCTGTAGTACGCATGCGCGAAATTTGGTTACATAGCCGGTGTCGTCTTATTGTGCGTTTAAATAGGCCaggtattttctttttgttgcaaaaatcttttcttttgctttttttttcgaaatacacattaaatatagcctatatatatgtatatatatatatacaaaggCAGAAAAAGCAATAATATATAGCAATCTAACAAGTCAAGAAGTGGTATATTCCAAATGTCTTTTAAAGATACTAACTtacataaaattttaattagagTTAGATTCAAGTCTTCACAACAATTCACTGTCATTTTGCTTCAGCGTTCGTCAGTCCTTTTTAAGTATTAATATAGTATCCAATTTATATTTAGAATTGTATAAAGTTTAGTTTAGTCTTTGTTCGTGTACATTTGTGAATGTGGAATTTtccataaatcataaataaattcaaaatatacCAAATGTTATGTTCCATATTTCCATCAGAAAAAATATAACACCTTGCGAACAACATTCATGTGAATCTCTTCATCAGTAGTCTTTTTGAAAAATCTTTCACACCAAAACACTTTAGTAtagattcaaaaataaataataatacattacacATTTACTGTTACAGAAAATACATGCTAAATCAATATATTTTCTAAACTTTGCCATTACCTGGTTTACATGATAAAATGTGGTGAGTAATTCTGAATGATTCCCCTCTGTGTagggaaaatacatttgtgtgtgccttCTGTAAAATAACATCTACTATGTGGGCATTTCTGTAATTGCAAGTAATAACAAATGTAACTGACTTTGCTTAAACAACTGTTCTCAGCAGCTGTGTCCTGTCTGTGCCACTTTTATCAGCTGCACTCCGGGTGTGGGTGGAACTGTTTATCACACTATATGACGCAGAAGAAAATACACAAAGACCACCGCAAACTGCATTTCTTCAGAGGATTACCGATGCTGTTCTTCTCTCCATGATATCATGTATTGAAGCTTCTCAACCTTGATTGAGGTCTCTGTGCAGAACTGAATTATTCTTCAATACTCTCAGATTTATTGGTGACACAATATTTTCTCGTAATACTCCAAACTTCTTTCCAATAGATATTTTTATTACTATGAATGCCAAAAACTCTTTACTATAGGTGCAGATGGTCCACATTTACATTTGGTATGGAGCTTGCCCTGCCAAGCGGTGACTTGGCGGATGGCAGTTTGGCTTCAGTAAAGTaggctgtgtgtggtgaagGTAAACTCCTGCATTTAACAAACAACCCTTTGAGACCTTTCTACAGCAGTAACACCTTGGTGAATTTAGCCGAGAGTCCAGCCTGCATAATATGATTACAGTGGCAGTGGTAGTGGTATTACCTGCTTTAGCATAATTGCACTGCTAAATAGAGAAATCTATGCTGAACATAGCTTACACCATTTACTCTCATTCTTTACAACTCTTACAGTCTGTGTAAGACtgttcttttgcatttttcaaacattCTTGTGAGGAAAAAGTTCGTCTTTCTAACTcttatatgtttaaaaaaacgttcACTATTATTATAAATCATCTGCCGAGTTTTTGTAAACACTCCTGGGTAATAGTGTCTACAAAGTGTAAATACTGGGACTTGTCATGTGGGTGTAAGCACTTTTGCACTTGACTCCAGGACCACTTGGTGGCGCTCAGAAACCACTGTCGTATTGTGTGACGGTGGTGTCCGACCGCCACCAAGTGGTCTTGGAAATAATTGCAACGATATTATCTCGCGCCTGTATCTACGCATTTATCATAATGCACCCGGTAGCCTACAACATGACATTATATCTGGATATTTTCTCGTCTGGGGACGAAAACCATCAGTTATCTGAGTGGGCACGTTCATTCTGTTGCTGTATTCGCATGAACTCAATGCAAAGAGCAAAATAAACAGTGTGGCAGTGGTGTGGCTTTTTCTATTAATACGTTATTCTAAATTActgaaacaattatttattcaagtttttgtggtttttcattattatttaaaccaAAAATGCAAACTAATTTTGGGTCAGTCTGATACTTAGCTTGGCTTCATTTTCAACAATAGCCAAAGGCAGCTTCATTGTATCTTAGAAAAGCCTACTTTATGCCACATCTGTATAATATTAAACTCCCAAAAATACTTTGCCATGTGCTTAGATCACAGCGCATTCTCTTGAGTCTTTCCACGCAATGTAGAAAAATGGTAAAGAGTATTGTCTGAAAACAGCAATCATGCCTTTTGTTCAaatgaagaaatacaaaaaaagcctCTTGTTTTTGGCTTGTTTGATAGAGTTTGATAGCCAGCTGTTTCTGGTTCTTGGCAAAGATGAGGAAACA is a window from the Anguilla anguilla isolate fAngAng1 chromosome 14, fAngAng1.pri, whole genome shotgun sequence genome containing:
- the chchd10 gene encoding coiled-coil-helix-coiled-coil-helix domain-containing protein 10, mitochondrial, with protein sequence MARGSRSRPSPSPASHPAHSYAPAPAPPPPAALAPAAAAQPKQPGLMAQMATTAAGVAVGSAVGHVLGGALTGSFGGGGGSSSSAPEAAKPAAYQEPPRAAPPPPGPCHFEVRQFLDCATTQSDLTLCEGFSEALKQCKYSHGVTSLV